TCTCCACCGCATCCACCAGCAGCCGTCCTAGCCCCGGCCAGTTGAAGACCTTCTCCACGACAATTGAGCCACCGAGCAAGAAACCAAATTGCAGCCCCATCATCGTAACCACCGGAATCAGCGCATTGCGCAGCCCGTGCTTCACTACCACCAGCGATTCGCGCACGCCTTTTGCCCGCGCCGTACGCATATAATCTTCCTGCAAGACATCAACAAACGACGCACGGGTGAAACGCGCCATCACCGCCGCCACCGCCGCCCCCAGCGTCAGCGAGGGCAAAATGTAGTGCAGCCAGGTGTCCGCCCCCACCGTCGGCAGCCATCCCAGTTCGACGGAAAAAACCTGCATTAACAGCATGCCGAGCGCAAACGCGGGGAAAGAGAGGCCGGAGACCGCCAGCGTCATTCCGATTCTGTCCGGCCAGCCGTTGCGCCACACGGCGGACACGATACCGATCGCCATGCCAAAAATCACCGCCCACACCATGCTGCACACCGTCAGCCAAAAGGTCGGCATAAAGCGCATGGCGATCTCTTCAGTGACGGGGCGTTTCGATACGATCGACGTACCAAAATCTCCTTGCAGGACATGGGTAAAGAAGTGCCAGAACTGGTGCGGCAGCGGTTTATCTAACCCCAAATCCTGCCGGACCATCTCGATAACGGCAGCATCCGCTTCCCGCCCGGCAGCTAAACGCGCCGGATCGCCGGGTAGCAGATGAACGAATAGGAACACCAGCACCATCACAATCAGGAGCGTGGGAATCAGTCCCAGTAGTCGTTTAATAAAATAATTCAGCATGAACGGTTTTCCACAGACATGCGTCGGACTCCCTATGAGTGAACGAGTGTTGACCACTGCGGGCAGCCTCACGGCCACCCGACTCCCTGGTCATTCTTTTACGATGAGTTATTCCTTCAGGTCGGCCTCTTCAAAACTGAACAAGGTATCCGGCATCACGTAGAACCCAGTCAGTTTTTTGCTATTAGCCGACACCAAACGCTCTGTCGCCAGGAAAATCCACGGCGCATCCGCCCAGATTTTGTCCTGCGCATCGTTGTACAGTTTCTGTTTTTCCGTCCGATCCGTGGTTTTCAGCGCATTCGCCAGATCCGCATCGACTTGCGGATTGCTGTAAAAGGCCGTGTTGAATTGCGCCGGTGGCCAAGAGGCCGTGGCAAACAGCGGCGACAGCGCCCAGTCCGCTTCACCCGTTGAGGCAGACCAGCCGGTATAGAACAGGCGAACCCCCGTTTCTTTCACGCCCTTGCCTTCCACTTCCGCCGCCCGCTGCCCTGCATCCATCGCGGTCACCTGCACTTTCACACCAACCTGCGCCAGTTGTTGCTGCGTGAACTGCAAAACTTTCTGCGCCGTACTGTGGTTATGTGACGACCACAGCGTGGTAGTGAAGCCGTCTGGGTAGCCCGCTTCTTTCAGCAGCTCACGCGCCTTGGCCGGGTCGTAAGGCCACGGGTGATATTTTACCGAATAATCAATGCTGCTCGGCAGTGGCCCTTCGGCCGGTGTCGCATAGCCGGAGAACGCCACTTTAATCAGCGCCTCCTTGTTGATCGCGTAGTTCAACGCCTCGCGTACTTTCGGGTTATCAAACGGTTTCTGCGTCACATTCATACTGATGTAGCGGTGCAGAATCGACGGCGACGCCACCAGCGACAGCTTGTCATTTTTCTCCAGCACTTTGGCCTGCTCGAATGGTATCGGATAAGCAAATTGCGCTTCACCCGTTTGCAGCAGTGCCGCGCGCGTATTGTTATCCACCACCGGACGCCAGGTAATGCTGTCCAGTTTCGGCAACCCCGCCTTCCAATAGCCGCGGAATTTCTCGACTTTGACAAAGTCGGTCTGATTCCAGGTCACAAAACGGTACGGACCGGTGCCGACCGGATGGAAACCAATGTCCTTGCCGTACTGCTTTAATGCTGCCGGCGAGATCATCACCGCCGCGGGGTGTGCCAGATTATTCACGAACGCGGAGAACGGCGTCTTCAGCGTGATTTTCACCGTCAGATCGTCAACCGCCTCGGTTTTGTCGATCATCTTGAACAGGTTATATCGCTTCAGGCGATTGTCGGGGTTACTGGCGCGATCCAGATTCACTTTCACGGCGGCGGCGTTGAACGCCGAGCCATCGTGAAATTTGACACCCGGGTGCAGCTTGACGGTATACGCCAGGCCATCTGGGCTCACGTCATAGCTGTCCGCCAGTATATTCACCAGCTTCATATCTTTATCGAAGCCAAAGAGCCCTTGATAGAAGGACTTCGCTACCGTCTGCGATAGCGAATCGTTGGCATCATACGGATCCAGGCTGGTAAACGTGGACCCCACGGCGATAACCGCATCTTTGGCTGCCCAGACGGGTGAAGCCGCCATCGCAGCGGTTACGCCAGCCACTAACCAGCGCCGCTTTATCGTCATTACGCTCATGCTACGTTCTCCTTGTGAATCCCTGTCAATACGCGCCGGCTATTGGATGGTGCGCAACAAAGTGTCGCTCACCGACCTGAACCAGAGGCGCCGTGATCGGCTCGTCGCCAAGCGCCCGAATCGGGCTGGGTATTTCATCAACCAGCAGTACCTGCTCACGCTGGCGGCGTGAGGGATCGGCAACCGGTACTGCCGACATCAGCTTGCGGGTATAAGGGTGCCGAGGCCGCTCGAATACATCTTGCCGCGAGCCAATCTCAACAATCTGTCCCATGTACATCACCGCCACGCGATGGCTAATACGCTCAACCACCGCCATATCATGTGAAATAAACAAAAACGCGATGCCGAATTCACGTTGCAGTTCCAGCATCAGGTTGATGATTTGTGCCTGAATTGACACGTCCAACGCGGATACAGCTTCATCCGCAATCACCACTTTAGGGTTCAGCGCCAGCGCTCTGGCGATGCAAACACGCTGGCGCTGGCCGCCGGAAAACTCATGCGGA
This genomic interval from Pectobacterium aquaticum contains the following:
- the gsiB gene encoding glutathione ABC transporter substrate-binding protein GsiB, yielding MSVMTIKRRWLVAGVTAAMAASPVWAAKDAVIAVGSTFTSLDPYDANDSLSQTVAKSFYQGLFGFDKDMKLVNILADSYDVSPDGLAYTVKLHPGVKFHDGSAFNAAAVKVNLDRASNPDNRLKRYNLFKMIDKTEAVDDLTVKITLKTPFSAFVNNLAHPAAVMISPAALKQYGKDIGFHPVGTGPYRFVTWNQTDFVKVEKFRGYWKAGLPKLDSITWRPVVDNNTRAALLQTGEAQFAYPIPFEQAKVLEKNDKLSLVASPSILHRYISMNVTQKPFDNPKVREALNYAINKEALIKVAFSGYATPAEGPLPSSIDYSVKYHPWPYDPAKARELLKEAGYPDGFTTTLWSSHNHSTAQKVLQFTQQQLAQVGVKVQVTAMDAGQRAAEVEGKGVKETGVRLFYTGWSASTGEADWALSPLFATASWPPAQFNTAFYSNPQVDADLANALKTTDRTEKQKLYNDAQDKIWADAPWIFLATERLVSANSKKLTGFYVMPDTLFSFEEADLKE
- the gsiC gene encoding glutathione ABC transporter permease GsiC, producing MLNYFIKRLLGLIPTLLIVMVLVFLFVHLLPGDPARLAAGREADAAVIEMVRQDLGLDKPLPHQFWHFFTHVLQGDFGTSIVSKRPVTEEIAMRFMPTFWLTVCSMVWAVIFGMAIGIVSAVWRNGWPDRIGMTLAVSGLSFPAFALGMLLMQVFSVELGWLPTVGADTWLHYILPSLTLGAAVAAVMARFTRASFVDVLQEDYMRTARAKGVRESLVVVKHGLRNALIPVVTMMGLQFGFLLGGSIVVEKVFNWPGLGRLLVDAVEMRDYPVIQAEVLLFSLEFILINLLVDMLYAAINPAIRYK